TGTGTTAATCCTAAGAGAAGTATCGACAAATGTTGAAAAACCAGATTGAAAAATATGCCAGGTCGAATATTGTCCCAAAAGCATATCGAGATTAGAAATTCCTTTTACAATTCCAAATTCTTTTAGCCAGCTAATTGTTGGTATATAGTAGCCAAAATGATCTAAGATGAAAGGATAAAAACTGCCTGCTAATAAGGTCGTGGCGATGCAGAAATAGAAAAATCGCGATTGTCGCCTAAAAAAGTATATTAACTTTTTATAGATTTTAAAATAAATAAAACTTCCTAAACCCAACAGACAAAATATAATTTCGATAATGAAATTAATAGGAACGAAAAATGCTAAAAATGTCCAGATTCCTGTTGTTATGCTGATTCCTAATAAGATATTTGTGCTTATTCGCTCTTCATGAAAAGCTACAAAATGCTGGTATAATTTTCCTAAACCAGAAATAATAATAAGCAATAGCGAAATTGTTAATACAAGATATAGCATAAAAAAAGATTGCCTAAAAATAAACAATCTTTTCATAAAAATATATAACTAACTACTACTTCTTTTGTACTCTTCCTGATTTTCGATCTTCGGATCGTCCGATGGTGTAGCCTGTTGCGCCACCAACAACACCACCTACGACTGCGCCAAGACCAGGATTTTTCTTAGAGATAATTGCGCCAGCCGCCGCGCCACCAACTGTACCAATAATGGTACCTTTTGCAGCCGAGCTCATCCCTTTTTTCTGTGTGTTGGCTGCTGTTCCTGATGAAGAAGATGCGCCAGAGTTGGAGATCCCTGTACTTGCATATCCTGTATTGTTGTTTGCAGAAGATGAGGACGAACTTCTATGTTTTTTAGTTCTTGTTGCTTTGGGAGCTGTATTTTGTGCAGCTACTTTTTTGTCTTCAGCAGCTTTGGCAATGCTATCTTTCATCTTAGTTTTCTCGAACTCCATTTTTTCTTTCTCGATAGCTAATTTTTGTTTTTCAATGTCCAATTGTCTAACCTGATATTCTATCTTTTGTTGTTCTAAGGATTTCTCTACTTGCTTGTCTTCTTTTTTACATGAAACAATTAACATTAATGATGCAAATCCACTTAAAAATACCTTTTTCATAACAATCTTCTTTAGCATTATTTCTTTATGATGATTATAACGAAATAATTTTGTTTATCGTCTGCATAAAGACAATTATAATTCCAAAACGAATAAAAGGATTGTTAAAAATCTTAAATTTTATTAATTAAAAAGAAAAAGCTTCGAAGATATTCGAAGCTTTTTTGAGAGTTTTATTTTAGAATAATTCTTTTCTAATAATGTTTTGGGAACGTTCTGGCCCAACTGAAACCAAATAAACACTAATGCCTAAATAATTTTCGATGAACTCAATATATTTTTTTGCATTTGTAGGAAGTTCATCATAAGATCTT
This genomic stretch from Chryseobacterium sp. POL2 harbors:
- a CDS encoding YMGG-like glycine zipper-containing protein; translation: MKKVFLSGFASLMLIVSCKKEDKQVEKSLEQQKIEYQVRQLDIEKQKLAIEKEKMEFEKTKMKDSIAKAAEDKKVAAQNTAPKATRTKKHRSSSSSSANNNTGYASTGISNSGASSSSGTAANTQKKGMSSAAKGTIIGTVGGAAAGAIISKKNPGLGAVVGGVVGGATGYTIGRSEDRKSGRVQKK